The Cucumis melo cultivar AY chromosome 6, USDA_Cmelo_AY_1.0, whole genome shotgun sequence genome includes a region encoding these proteins:
- the LOC103490824 gene encoding probable BOI-related E3 ubiquitin-protein ligase 3 yields the protein MAVQAQYPSNVLLLNRNIQDAEHDYSLQPQPGGGGGGILQQSHALFNNGGGNHLSSNLRKRGRDNSVSVSPPTINPLCFQPQIIDLSQLHNHHHPSNVVSTGLRLFSGDQPLNLYHHPPPPPSSQNDASLVSLSSSVFVSDDFSSQIKQHREEIDQFLQTQEEELRRALAEKRQRHYREILAAAEERAARRLREKEVEVEKATRRHAELEARAARLSMEAAAWQEKARAEEAAAAALQAQLQQAIMRGTGIGGSGDGGVVGDCTAEDAESGYIDPDRVIAESGPSCKSCRKRVASVVLLPCRHFCLCSVCDHVVRTCPLCRASRNSSVEVYLS from the exons ATGGCTGTTCAAGCTCAATACCCTTCCAATGTCCTCCTTCTTAACAG AAATATTCAAGATGCTGAGCATGATTATTCATTACAACCTCAACCTggtggaggaggaggaggaattCTTCAACAGTCTCATGCTCTGTTCAACAATGGAG GTGGGAATCATTTGAGTAGTAATTTAAGGAAAAGAGGAAGAGATAACTCTGTTTCAGTTTCACCTCCCACAATCAATCCTCTCTGTTTTCAACCTCAGATTATTGATCTTTCTCAGCTTCATAACCATCACCATCCTTCCAATGTCGTTTCTACCGGACTCAGGTTGTTCTCCGGTGACCAACCGCTCAACCTTTACCATCATCCACCGCCGCCTCCGTCGTCGCAGAATGATGCTAGTCTTGTTTCTCTCTCTTCCTCTGTTTTTGTCTCCGATGATTTTTCCTCTCAAATCAAACAACACCGTGAAGAAATTGACCAATTCCTTCAAACCCAG GAGGAAGAGCTGCGGCGGGCGTTGGCGGAGAAACGGCAGAGGCATTACCGGGAAATACTGGCGGCAGCGGAGGAGAGGGCGGCGAGGAGGTTGAGAGAGAAGGAAGTGGAAGTGGAGAAGGCTACACGTCGACACGCGGAGTTGGAAGCACGCGCCGCCAGGTTGAGCATGGAGGCGGCGGCGTGGCAAGAGAAGGCTAGGGCGGAGGAAGCGGCGGCTGCGGCGCTGCAGGCTCAACTGCAGCAAGCGATAATGAGGGGCACCGGAATTGGTGGCAGCGGAGACGGTGGTGTAGTAGGAGACTGCACGGCGGAAGATGCTGAGTCTGGTTACATTGACCCAGACCGAGTAATAGCCGAGTCGGGACCGAGTTGCAAATCGTGTCGGAAGCGAGTCGCGTCGGTGGTTTTGTTGCCGTGTCGGCATTTCTGCCTTTGTTCAGTTTGTGATCACGTGGTTCGCACGTGCCCCCTTTGTCGGGCCTCGAGAAATTCAAGTGTTGAAGTTTATCTCTCGTGA